A window of Natator depressus isolate rNatDep1 chromosome 3, rNatDep2.hap1, whole genome shotgun sequence genomic DNA:
tggcAAGGAAAACGTCTCAAACAATCACACCTTTCCCCTCCTTACCACTTACATTTTACAGTAGATTATAAAAACAGCACTTCCTGATGACTCCACTACAGGTGAACAAGttacaaatttttttaaaaaaaacctggataCTTACCCAATAATTTCTATTTTGTTGTATTCCTACGTGTGCCATATATTGTAACCTGACATATTATAGTCACTCTAAGCCATAGTCTCATATCTGGCAGTTTTATGCAAACGCTTATCTACAGCACTTTTTGTATTACTACACCAATCCAACTCATGGTAATTTAATAACTAATTTACATACATGCTAAaacctccactgccaagagcaTATTCATAAGCAAACACCCAGTAAGTAATGCTAGAAGTATTCATAACAAGAATTACTATTTCAGAATTTATAATTGCTTCAGTTTATGAGAAACTGATCAAACACTGCTGTAACATGAGATCTCCAAAGTGATCAAATTACTTAATATCTAAGGGGAGCACTACAGACAGTGACCATCACATTCCAAATTTTCAGGGGCCACCAGTTCAAACAAAATTTAAAGGAGGATCATTTTCACCCTTGTGTAGAGTGTGCAGCAGATACAGTATAACTTCAGACTTGTCTTTTActcatgaagaaaaggaaaaaactcAAGTCAGTCAAATTAAAACTGCATCATTTTCAAAACTATTTTCCCACCTGTACTATATGAGTTTTCTACCACATTCAGAACAAAAAACTGCCCTGCATATAAGAGGATAGAGAAGAGGAAAATTAGAACTAACAAGTCCTGTAGCAACCTTGACATTCATGTATAATTAAAGACCTGCCTCATCTCTCTCATGCGAAGAGAGAGCTCTATTTGAAGCTGTGTTTCTGAAGCAGTGTTTCACAAACAAGGATTGTGCTGCATGAGTTTAGACATTTAATACTGTATTAGTTTTGCAACGGGAGGTAGCATTCATGAAAGCATGCCCACTGACTGTCCTAGAAATGGAAGTcagccacagaacaggtacagcactgACAGCAGCAATCACTGTTGTATGCAGCATAGTTTtagccatgtgggtcccaggatattagactcACAAGTTGTGTgaggtatcttttttttttttttttttttttaaatttcaagccacacaaagctcttcttcaggtctgatttttcccagagctctgtgtggctcaaaagcttctctctctaaCCAACacaaattggtccaataaaaaatattacctcactcaccagCAATACACATTACTCCACCCTGACTTTAGGGACAACTCTCTAGGAATGAGAAGCTATTTGGTTTCCAGGACTATCCAATCCTTGGCCCCTGCCAAGCCTATGCTTACACTTAAAATGAGAATCTGAGAGAGTTTTAAACAGGGTTAGACAACACAGCAGTTAAAACGCTGTCCATGCAATCCTACTGTTGCTATTTCCAGCACAGTTTCTTTGGTGCTGCACAGGGACAAAATTGACTAAGATGCTCAATACTGGTATCAGTGGCGGTCGCCTGTCAGTGGCGTTTTTGACAAGAGGAAACAGACTacactattttatttttcagctcTCACTTGAATTGCCCCTTCAGCGTGTGACAGAAGGGCCGCGAGAGGCGATGATCTAACGCATTAACCAGGGCGCTGCTTGGCCCCAGAGGAGCTGCTAGAAAGGGGGATGCGCGCAAGAGGAGGAAATGGGCGAGGAGAGAAGCCCCAGGtactggggagctgggggtcgAGGCCGAGCTGCAAGTGTGTGAGcgtgagagggggagggagggaaggagggtcaCTCACTTTCGTCCTGCCGTTGATTTTGTAGTTGCCCAGCTTGCCATTGCAGTGGCGGATGAGATCGTCCATGCTGTTCATGAGGCGCCCGATGGTCTGGCAGCCGGGCTCCTTGCCCTCCACCCAGGTGATCTTGTCCCCGCGGATGTCCTTGGAGGAGTCGCTCTTCTGGCTGACCAGCTGCCCGTCGGTGAAGCGGCCGGTGTGGTGCAGGGCCCGCACCTCCCGGGCGATGCGCCCACCCACCTCCTTGCCCAGGAACTCATCCACCACGCAGATGCCGTGCTTGTTCATGCAGGGCACGATGTACTCCAGGGCCAGCCGCTGCGGCACCAGCGACTTGGTCTGCCCGTTCGGCCGCAGCGCGCCCCCGCCGGCCCCGGCCTGGCCCCCGCCCGGGTACAGGTTGGATTTGTCCCGGTAGACGAGCCCCGCCTCCCCGGCCGGAGGCGCCGCCTCCTCCTCGGCGGGGGCCGCCGCCTCAGACAGCGCAGCAGCGGCAGCGGGAACATGGTTGTTGGTCAGAGGCGCCGCAGCTTCCTCCTCAGCGCCGGGGCCCGCGCCCAGCGGCACCTTCTTAGCCCCggctccctcctccctgcagctgccgctgctgctgccgccgccgcctgcTCCCGCGGCAGCCCCAGCGTGGTGCTCGGCAGCGCCCCCTGCCGCCGCCGCGCCGCTACCGCTGCGGCAGATGAGCTTGTGCTTCTTCCAGTCCTGGCGCTGGTGCTCCTTGCTGCAGTAGAAGGAGCTGCGGCAGCGGCCGCACCGCAGCAGGTTCTCCATCTTCCCGCACAGCTCGCAGTACTGCCG
This region includes:
- the EGLN1 gene encoding egl nine homolog 1 produces the protein MANDSGVGSGAGQGGGGGSERDRQYCELCGKMENLLRCGRCRSSFYCSKEHQRQDWKKHKLICRSGSGAAAAGGAAEHHAGAAAGAGGGGSSSGSCREEGAGAKKVPLGAGPGAEEEAAAPLTNNHVPAAAAALSEAAAPAEEEAAPPAGEAGLVYRDKSNLYPGGGQAGAGGGALRPNGQTKSLVPQRLALEYIVPCMNKHGICVVDEFLGKEVGGRIAREVRALHHTGRFTDGQLVSQKSDSSKDIRGDKITWVEGKEPGCQTIGRLMNSMDDLIRHCNGKLGNYKINGRTKAMVACYPGNGTGYVRHVDNPNGDGRCVTCIYYLNKDWDAKVSGGILRIFPEGKAQFADIEPKFDRLLFFWSDRRNPHEVQPAFATRYAITVWYFDADERARAKVKYLTGEKGVRVELNKPSDSIGKDVL